In Nostoc sp. GT001, a genomic segment contains:
- a CDS encoding FAD-dependent oxidoreductase produces MSLTEEILSQLPGDVLGGLRQGDRILTSVRENSAPVPTLVKENQQLLGDTDFDVLICGGTLGILIGCALAVKGLRVALLERGILRGREQEWNISRKELDVFVELNLLTEKELESAIATQYNPARVSFAGGTEVWVEDVLNIGVDPVYLLATLKTRFLAAGGKLLENTPFTEAVVHPDGVMINNQFKTRLLIDAMGHFSPITQQARQGKKPDALCLVVGSCAQGFPENNSGDLLLSFTELQNQCQYFWEAFPARDGRTTYLFTYMDAHPERLSLEALFEEYLRLLPEYQGVELSNLKFQRALFGFFPTYRQSPLKTPWNRILPAGDSSGSQSPLSFGGFGAMVRHLKRLTYGIDEALETEQLSAKALTLLQPYQPSLTVTWLFQRAMSVGVNQKIAPDQINQLLSAVFQEMQQLGTPVLKPFLQDIVQFSALTQTLLKTGLYHPGIVAKIIPQVGLASLLDWMLHYSNLGVYTALFSLSPMLETWIKNQPKEQQYYWHRLIDAWKYGSGGDYSDET; encoded by the coding sequence ATGTCTTTAACTGAAGAAATTCTTTCCCAATTACCCGGCGATGTTTTAGGAGGATTGCGCCAAGGCGATCGCATCTTAACATCTGTGCGCGAAAACTCCGCACCAGTACCAACGTTAGTTAAAGAAAATCAACAGCTTTTAGGCGATACGGACTTCGATGTGCTAATCTGCGGTGGCACTTTGGGCATTTTAATTGGTTGCGCCTTGGCGGTGAAGGGGTTGCGGGTGGCGTTGCTGGAACGGGGTATTTTGCGGGGGAGAGAACAAGAATGGAATATTTCTCGCAAAGAATTAGATGTGTTTGTGGAATTAAACTTGCTGACTGAGAAAGAATTGGAGAGTGCGATCGCCACTCAATATAACCCAGCGCGAGTTAGTTTTGCTGGCGGTACAGAAGTTTGGGTAGAGGATGTCTTGAATATCGGCGTAGATCCGGTTTATCTACTAGCTACTTTGAAAACCCGATTTCTCGCTGCTGGGGGAAAGTTGTTAGAAAACACACCCTTTACCGAAGCAGTAGTTCATCCCGATGGGGTGATGATAAATAACCAATTCAAAACTCGGTTATTAATCGACGCGATGGGGCATTTTTCACCAATCACCCAACAAGCACGCCAAGGCAAAAAACCAGATGCGCTGTGCTTGGTTGTAGGAAGTTGCGCTCAAGGTTTTCCAGAAAATAACTCAGGCGATTTATTATTATCATTCACTGAGTTGCAAAATCAATGCCAATACTTCTGGGAAGCTTTTCCAGCTAGGGATGGCAGAACAACTTACTTATTTACCTACATGGATGCACATCCTGAACGTTTGAGTTTAGAAGCTCTATTTGAGGAATATCTGCGTCTTTTACCAGAATATCAGGGAGTGGAGTTGAGCAACCTGAAATTTCAACGGGCATTATTTGGTTTCTTTCCCACCTATCGCCAAAGTCCGCTAAAAACCCCTTGGAATCGTATTCTACCAGCCGGAGATAGCAGTGGTAGTCAATCTCCCTTGAGTTTTGGTGGTTTTGGAGCAATGGTGCGTCACCTAAAGCGTTTAACTTATGGCATTGACGAAGCGCTAGAAACAGAACAATTATCTGCAAAAGCGTTAACACTGCTGCAACCCTACCAGCCGAGTTTGACTGTTACCTGGTTATTTCAAAGGGCAATGAGTGTTGGTGTAAATCAGAAAATTGCCCCAGATCAAATTAACCAATTACTCTCGGCAGTATTTCAAGAAATGCAACAGTTAGGTACACCAGTGCTAAAACCCTTTTTACAAGATATAGTGCAGTTTTCGGCACTAACGCAAACACTGTTAAAAACTGGTTTATATCATCCTGGAATAGTTGCCAAGATAATTCCGCAAGTAGGTTTGGCAAGTTTGCTAGATTGGATGTTACATTACAGTAATTTAGGTGTTTACACTGCCTTATTTTCGCTAAGTCCAATGCTAGAAACATGGATTAAGAATCAACCAAAAGAACAACAATATTATTGGCATCGTTTGATTGATGCTTGGAAGTATGGTTCTGGCGGTGATTACTCAGATGAAACTTAA
- the crtR gene encoding beta-carotene hydroxylase: MTSLDPNFFDIPDKSLIIIDPAVDDYKKLNGNNLEVIFKDVVDTEVRTVNSEAEKLLKAPPKELLAPPGDFNPTLLLFFASVTVLVSSHCGYWLWQWPDWLCFSFNIIALHCAGTVIHDACHQSAHRNRIINAILGHGSALMLGFVFPVFTRVHLQHHAHVNDPKDDPDHFVSTGGPLWMIAFRFLSHEVFFFRRRLWRKYELWEWLISRSIVVAIVYISVQYHFLMYVLNFWVVPSGIVGLILGLFFDYLPHRPFVERDRWKNARVYPSPILNILILGQNYHLIHHLWTCIPWYKYQSTYYLMKPLLDEKGCYQTSGLLQKKDFLEFIYDIFVGIRFSHQKTKNQDEPQSRK; the protein is encoded by the coding sequence ATGACCTCTTTAGATCCTAATTTTTTTGACATCCCGGACAAAAGCCTAATCATCATCGACCCAGCCGTTGATGACTATAAAAAGCTAAATGGCAACAACTTGGAAGTCATATTTAAAGACGTAGTAGATACAGAAGTAAGAACAGTAAATTCAGAAGCAGAAAAACTGCTGAAAGCTCCACCGAAGGAATTGTTAGCGCCTCCTGGTGATTTCAATCCTACATTACTACTGTTTTTTGCATCTGTGACAGTACTGGTGTCATCTCATTGTGGTTACTGGCTTTGGCAATGGCCAGACTGGCTGTGTTTTAGTTTTAATATTATTGCTTTGCATTGTGCTGGAACAGTAATTCATGATGCTTGTCACCAATCTGCCCACCGCAATCGAATCATTAATGCCATATTAGGGCATGGTAGCGCCCTGATGCTAGGGTTTGTTTTCCCAGTGTTTACACGAGTACATTTGCAGCATCATGCTCATGTCAACGATCCCAAAGATGACCCAGATCATTTTGTTTCTACAGGTGGCCCGCTGTGGATGATTGCATTTCGATTCTTGTCCCACGAGGTGTTTTTCTTTCGACGGCGACTGTGGCGCAAATATGAGCTATGGGAATGGTTAATTAGCCGCTCAATTGTTGTTGCAATTGTTTATATCTCAGTTCAGTATCATTTTTTAATGTACGTTCTCAATTTTTGGGTTGTACCTTCTGGTATCGTAGGATTAATACTGGGCTTGTTTTTTGATTATTTGCCCCATCGTCCCTTTGTTGAACGCGATCGCTGGAAAAATGCTCGTGTATACCCTAGCCCAATTCTTAATATCCTAATTTTAGGCCAGAACTACCATTTAATTCATCATTTATGGACTTGTATTCCCTGGTACAAATATCAGTCTACATACTATCTGATGAAGCCTTTATTAGATGAAAAAGGCTGTTATCAAACTTCAGGGTTACTACAAAAGAAAGACTTTTTAGAGTTTATTTACGATATCTTTGTAGGAATTCGCTTTTCTCATCAAAAAACTAAAAATCAAGATGAACCACAAAGTCGTAAATAA
- a CDS encoding transposase family protein, whose protein sequence is MNLIEAIQGVPDYRHARGIRHRLWIILTIVLLGSCTGYWGYKPLAEFTKNHRLSLIKLLDLSPDIQFPSASTFRNIMMSIDFQILAELFNVWAEKSLPINFKELFAIDGKCIKSTVTGGNQSYQNFVSIVSVFSL, encoded by the coding sequence ATGAATTTAATCGAAGCAATCCAAGGGGTTCCCGATTATCGACATGCTAGAGGTATTAGACATAGACTTTGGATAATACTAACTATAGTTTTGTTAGGTAGTTGTACAGGATATTGGGGGTATAAACCTTTAGCTGAGTTCACAAAAAATCATCGATTATCTCTAATCAAATTATTAGATTTATCTCCAGATATTCAATTTCCGTCAGCATCAACATTCAGAAATATTATGATGTCAATTGATTTTCAGATATTAGCTGAACTGTTTAACGTCTGGGCAGAAAAGAGTTTGCCAATTAATTTCAAAGAATTATTTGCCATCGATGGGAAATGTATTAAAAGTACTGTAACCGGGGGAAATCAATCCTATCAAAACTTTGTGAGTATCGTTTCAGTTTTCAGTTTATAG
- a CDS encoding actin-binding WH2 domain-containing protein, with amino-acid sequence MLKKQNRGIQQFGVLVNLLRDRQSFLEEIRQGVRLQNKISSLFVTSSIFFALYGAIIGASHSWGQALSGAIKLPVFYLITLIICFPTLFFFNVLFGSRSSILQHFVVLLTSVSVISVLLFSLAPVTLFFLITTPDSYQFFKLLNVFIFGITGVFGVKFLYEGMQLLSQQDEVGKKTRTTILRSWLLLYAFVGMQLGWFLRPFFGAPDSKFELFRAVKGNFYLDIVRAISEILGFR; translated from the coding sequence ATGCTGAAAAAGCAAAATCGCGGAATTCAACAATTTGGTGTTTTAGTGAATTTACTGCGCGATCGCCAGTCATTTTTAGAAGAAATTCGTCAGGGAGTACGATTACAAAATAAAATCAGTTCTCTGTTCGTAACTAGTTCTATATTTTTTGCCCTTTATGGAGCAATTATCGGTGCATCCCATAGTTGGGGACAGGCATTATCGGGCGCTATTAAGCTTCCGGTTTTCTATTTAATCACACTGATTATTTGTTTCCCAACTTTGTTCTTTTTTAATGTTTTGTTTGGTTCTCGGAGCAGTATTTTACAGCATTTCGTTGTATTACTCACATCTGTATCAGTGATTAGCGTACTTTTATTTAGCTTGGCACCAGTTACGCTATTTTTTCTAATCACTACACCCGATTCTTATCAATTTTTTAAACTGCTGAATGTATTTATTTTTGGTATTACAGGCGTATTTGGCGTGAAGTTTCTATATGAAGGAATGCAATTACTTTCTCAACAAGATGAAGTTGGTAAAAAAACCCGCACCACTATTTTAAGATCCTGGTTATTGCTTTATGCCTTTGTTGGTATGCAGTTAGGATGGTTTCTCAGGCCGTTTTTTGGTGCGCCTGACTCTAAATTTGAGTTGTTTCGGGCAGTGAAAGGCAACTTTTATTTGGATATTGTAAGGGCGATTTCCGAAATTTTAGGTTTCCGTTAA
- a CDS encoding lysozyme inhibitor LprI family protein: MRQLLLVFSSILTLSSLNTPAMTIAGTTPDLSEMRLVQKLNCNNPQTQAAINECTRLSYQNADRKLNQVYQQLISTLERPRKQKLIAAQLAWIKFRDTNCEFERSRYEGGSIASSIYSGCLEDTTKLRTQQLQEYLKTDP; encoded by the coding sequence ATGCGTCAATTATTACTAGTTTTTTCCAGTATACTAACCCTCAGCAGTTTAAATACTCCTGCGATGACAATAGCAGGTACAACGCCTGATTTATCTGAGATGCGCTTAGTTCAAAAGTTAAACTGCAATAATCCTCAAACTCAAGCAGCAATTAATGAATGTACGAGGTTATCTTATCAGAATGCAGATAGAAAACTAAATCAAGTTTATCAACAATTGATATCTACACTAGAAAGACCTAGAAAACAGAAATTGATTGCTGCACAACTTGCATGGATCAAGTTTCGAGATACCAATTGTGAGTTTGAAAGAAGCAGATATGAGGGCGGAAGTATTGCCTCTAGCATTTATTCTGGTTGTTTGGAAGATACCACAAAACTGCGTACCCAACAATTACAAGAATATCTGAAAACTGACCCTTAA
- a CDS encoding actin-binding WH2 domain-containing protein, producing MIERKSSGIKYFAVLIGFLRDRQGFLEEIRQGTRLPNKIISLLVCSSLFIAAYGGIIGAYHSWMQALSSAIKLPALYLITLLICIPTLFFANIIFGSKRSFAQHLALVLTAVSVTSVLLFSFAPITLFFLITTNNYQFLILLNVFIFAMTGFIGISSLYQATSLVLEQDDESSKTRQKILQFWLFLYAFVGSQLGWTLRPFFGTPGSVFELFREREGNFYLSVIKSLSYLFGFR from the coding sequence ATGATTGAACGGAAATCATCAGGAATCAAATACTTTGCAGTACTGATTGGATTCCTGCGCGATCGCCAAGGTTTTCTAGAGGAAATTCGCCAAGGTACGAGATTACCAAATAAAATCATTTCGCTGCTGGTTTGCAGTTCCTTATTCATCGCTGCTTATGGCGGAATTATTGGTGCATACCATAGCTGGATGCAAGCTTTATCTTCCGCCATTAAACTCCCAGCGCTTTATTTAATCACACTTTTGATTTGTATCCCGACGTTGTTTTTTGCGAACATCATTTTTGGTTCCAAACGGAGTTTTGCCCAGCATTTAGCATTAGTCTTAACTGCGGTTTCAGTCACCAGCGTACTTTTATTTAGCTTTGCTCCAATCACGCTGTTTTTCTTAATTACCACCAATAATTACCAATTTCTAATTTTGTTAAATGTCTTTATCTTTGCCATGACTGGATTTATTGGTATTTCGTCTTTATATCAAGCCACAAGTTTAGTTTTAGAACAAGATGATGAAAGTAGTAAAACCCGCCAGAAAATTTTACAATTTTGGCTATTTCTTTACGCTTTCGTAGGCAGTCAGTTAGGATGGACTCTCAGACCGTTTTTTGGCACACCTGGTTCTGTGTTTGAACTATTCCGCGAAAGAGAAGGTAATTTCTATTTAAGCGTCATTAAATCTCTTAGCTATCTCTTTGGATTCCGTTAA
- a CDS encoding DUF4912 domain-containing protein produces MAKERPPLEEMTLRQLRKVASEYSISRYSRMRKSQLLASIQEVQRSRTLLSPSRSLEAQETVEAAKFELGQEDRTGGSLADVDEGLADLPSGYGESRIVLLPRDPQWAYTYWDVPNEHKEELRRQGGQQLALRIYDVTDIDIEYQSPHSIQEYPADELAREWYIPVPVSDRDYTIDIGYRAADGRWLVLARSSRVHIPPVYPSDWIEDVFITVNFEEDLRGKTQYELVPPAKKIAATANGNVGNAVNGNPIYDEIFGLAESAEALRVAGSIFGSQQGAARPEQAISSYIFPSGVGMWATPTVSGLTASGAGMSGVGFSASAVPVRPRKFWLIADAELIVYGATEPDATVTIGGRPIKLNPDGTFRFQMSFQDGLIDYPIMAVAADGEQTRSIQMKFNRETPSRNTNTKEEAVLEWFS; encoded by the coding sequence ATGGCAAAAGAACGCCCGCCACTAGAGGAGATGACTTTACGCCAACTACGCAAAGTTGCTAGCGAATATAGCATCTCTCGCTATAGCCGAATGCGTAAATCACAACTACTGGCATCAATACAAGAAGTCCAGCGTAGCAGAACCTTACTCAGTCCATCTCGTTCATTGGAGGCACAAGAAACCGTGGAAGCTGCAAAGTTTGAATTAGGTCAGGAAGATCGTACTGGCGGATCTTTAGCTGATGTTGATGAAGGACTGGCAGATTTGCCCTCTGGCTATGGTGAAAGCCGGATTGTACTCTTACCGCGCGATCCTCAGTGGGCTTACACTTACTGGGATGTTCCCAATGAACACAAAGAGGAACTGCGTCGGCAAGGCGGACAACAACTAGCACTACGGATTTATGATGTCACCGACATCGATATCGAATACCAAAGCCCACATAGTATTCAAGAATATCCCGCTGATGAACTAGCTAGAGAATGGTATATACCAGTTCCAGTTAGCGATCGCGATTATACAATCGATATTGGCTATCGTGCTGCTGATGGTCGTTGGTTAGTACTAGCTCGTTCTAGTAGAGTACACATTCCTCCTGTCTATCCTTCTGACTGGATTGAGGATGTCTTCATCACTGTAAATTTTGAAGAAGATTTACGTGGCAAAACTCAGTACGAACTAGTTCCTCCTGCCAAGAAGATTGCAGCTACCGCCAACGGCAATGTTGGTAATGCTGTGAATGGCAACCCCATCTACGACGAAATATTTGGTTTAGCAGAATCTGCCGAAGCACTACGGGTTGCTGGTTCTATCTTCGGCTCCCAACAAGGTGCAGCGCGTCCTGAACAAGCCATTAGCTCCTACATTTTCCCATCTGGTGTGGGTATGTGGGCAACTCCTACCGTATCTGGCTTAACCGCTTCCGGTGCAGGAATGTCAGGTGTTGGCTTCTCAGCTTCTGCCGTACCAGTGCGTCCGCGCAAGTTCTGGTTAATTGCCGATGCTGAGTTGATAGTCTACGGTGCAACCGAACCCGATGCGACTGTAACCATTGGTGGCCGTCCAATTAAGCTGAATCCAGATGGAACATTCCGCTTCCAGATGTCCTTCCAGGATGGTTTAATTGACTACCCAATTATGGCTGTAGCTGCTGATGGTGAGCAAACCCGCTCAATTCAGATGAAATTTAATCGTGAGACACCATCTCGGAATACTAACACCAAAGAAGAAGCTGTTTTAGAATGGTTCTCTTAA
- a CDS encoding phosphodiester glycosidase family protein: protein MSTKKLFLLFILIISASLLSGCQKIEANLVPKASKSCPGKDAKFSIDFFKTNNQGKKNPKGINNVIIFNPKSAELDFKVNVGLSHKLYAKDSRGKLRKEYVAKQFRELIADENAKLNGQLPIAAINADYIDTEDKPQGLNISRGVEYSGAFKNKRSSFGVSGGTPRQRQATIQAGRRTNDILNYNLVGGNGRFYRQGKFKDICQDLGEFACKNATNRSLAAITNQGYVILLVNDLKANSEIELSQLNQELLPDMFDNVLEGIASNNCLGKIQEGILFDGGMSPGLYYNQKTYVENLGPIGSVFLIYKK from the coding sequence ATGTCTACAAAAAAATTATTTTTGTTATTTATCTTGATAATCAGTGCAAGCTTATTATCAGGTTGTCAAAAAATTGAAGCAAATTTAGTCCCAAAAGCGTCTAAAAGTTGCCCTGGCAAAGATGCCAAGTTCAGTATTGATTTTTTTAAAACCAATAATCAAGGTAAAAAAAATCCTAAAGGTATTAATAATGTAATTATTTTTAATCCCAAATCAGCTGAATTAGATTTCAAAGTTAATGTTGGTCTATCTCATAAACTTTATGCCAAAGATAGTAGAGGTAAACTGCGTAAAGAATATGTAGCAAAACAGTTTCGTGAACTCATTGCTGATGAGAATGCCAAGTTAAACGGACAGCTACCCATTGCTGCAATTAATGCGGACTATATAGATACTGAAGATAAACCCCAAGGCTTAAATATTTCTCGTGGCGTAGAGTATTCAGGAGCATTTAAAAATAAACGTTCTTCCTTTGGGGTATCAGGAGGTACACCCCGGCAGCGACAGGCTACTATTCAAGCTGGCAGAAGAACAAATGATATTCTCAATTACAATTTAGTGGGCGGGAATGGCAGATTCTATCGTCAGGGGAAGTTTAAAGATATTTGTCAAGATTTGGGAGAATTTGCTTGTAAAAATGCAACTAATCGCTCTCTAGCAGCTATCACTAATCAAGGCTATGTAATCTTATTAGTTAATGACTTGAAAGCTAATTCAGAGATTGAATTATCTCAACTTAATCAAGAGTTACTGCCAGATATGTTTGATAATGTCCTAGAAGGTATTGCTAGCAATAACTGTTTAGGTAAGATTCAAGAAGGGATTTTATTTGATGGAGGTATGTCTCCAGGATTGTATTACAACCAGAAAACTTATGTAGAAAACCTTGGACCGATTGGTTCAGTTTTTTTGATTTACAAAAAATAA